A stretch of the Thermodesulfobacteriota bacterium genome encodes the following:
- a CDS encoding S-adenosylmethionine:tRNA ribosyltransferase-isomerase, giving the protein MDPRDFHYHLPQELIAQYPLPERDASRLMVLSRETGSIEHRRFPDIKEYLKAGDLLIFNDTKVIPARLLGRKPTGGAVELLLIKKLSTVENGELWQCMARSSK; this is encoded by the coding sequence ATGGACCCCAGGGACTTCCACTACCACCTCCCCCAGGAACTGATAGCCCAGTACCCGCTCCCCGAGAGGGACGCCTCCAGGCTTATGGTCCTCTCGCGCGAGACCGGCTCGATCGAGCACAGACGCTTCCCCGACATAAAAGAGTATTTAAAGGCGGGAGACCTCCTCATATTTAACGACACGAAGGTCATTCCGGCGAGGCTCCTCGGGAGGAAGCCCACGGGCGGCGCCGTGGAGCTGCTTCTCATAAAGAAACTTTCAACGGTTGAGAACGGGGAGCTCTGGCAGTGCATGGCAAGGTCGTCCAAG